The DNA sequence TACTTCGTATTGAGAAATTACCATTCCCAATCCTTAATAGATAAATCAATAGAATCAGAAATAAGCAATTTATCTTCTTTTCTTTCAGACATTGTTTTAAACTGCTTTTCCCACCCTTCTCTGGGTTTAGTTTTGAGAGGAACTATAATAATTTTATTTTTATCGATAAGTAAATCTACTTTTTCCTCAATATGACATTCCTCCAAAACTGCCTTCGGTATTCTTATACCCTTTGAATTGCCTATTTTTACAACAGAAACTCTCATAGTAATTACTATGTAATTACCAAATACATTGTCAATGAAAATGTTATTCCAAAATTGTATTAAAATTGCTCGTGTTCTCTGATTTCTGAAAAAAGAGAAAACTTTAAAAACTGGCGTCTAACGACCAAGGTGTTCCGACGTTTGCAATGGCGCGAGGCTTGCTCCGCAAGACGAGTGACAGACGCAAATGTGGCGAAGCCCAAGCAAGGGTCGCGAAGCGATCCCGCAGCGCCGCGGAAGCACCGACAGTTATGCGGAGTGCGATCTTTGTTAGGATTCGTTCTAAGTAATATACCTATTTTTTAAATATAGTCTTTTATACAAAATACTAACCAATATAGAAATGAAACTTGCTCCTAAAACATATGAATTCATTCCTATTAGTTGATATTCAAATATATTAAATTGAAATTGATAAAGATAATTAAGCATTAAATATACATTATATCCAACTATTAGTGTATAAGCAAACTTAGCTGGTTTATATATGAAAAGAATACAACCAAATATATAAAGAAAAAACCCCAATTGGATGGAACCCATTCCTATAACATAAATTATCCCAAAAGTAGATTTATCCCGCGATTCAGCATAAGGTATCCAATATTGCGCGAAAACCAACATGAAGGCAAAAAAGGTCGCGCTGAGTAAAAGTATTAACGAAATTATGCCAGCTAAAAATACCTTATATCTGTTATAAATTGCGAAAAACATTCTATCTAACCGATTATAATAGATTTAAGAAAATTTTGAGCATTGCGCATAACGACCAAGGTGTTCCGACGTTTACAACGGCACGAGCTTGCACAAGCAAGCGCAGTGACGGAAGTAAATGTGGCGTAGCCCGAGCGAGTGGTCGCGTTAGCGATCCATGAGCGGAGCGGAAGCACCAATAGTTAGACGCCGTAAAAATCTCATTCCACAGAAATTGTCACTTCATTCCTTAAAGCAAAAAATCCATAAAATGGAATAGGAAGCGACGTTAGTAAGTAAATGACGCCAGTATTAAACCAAACTAAACCAGTCAAAAGGATGCTCAGCTTTGCTTCCGGATCAACGCCGACTTTAATGATTTTAATGATCTCTCCGTTTTCCAATTTTGAAGGACAAGAATATATATTTCCGAGCTGCTGAGAACAAGCGGTTCGCCCATAGCCTACTTGATATCTCTTCCAAAGAATTCCTCTTTCTACTCCAAGATATAATTTAGCATTAGACTGAATAGAGAAAATAAATGGATACCAAGTTCCATTCTTGAAGTTTATCTCTCCGTAAATTGCCTCAGCTGGAACTTCTATTTTTACACTATTAGAATCCATATAGAACTCATTGTAATAATTGATCCGATCTTCTCTCGCTTGCTTGTTAAAAGGATCAGAAGTTAAGCTAATAGTCACGACAGGCTTCTCGCGAAATCCCCCTTCCAATCGAAATTCCAGAATTCGTGTCTTTCCTTGAGCATTTGGCAAAGAATCATGATTTTTTAAATATTGACTATCGACCGTCCTTCTGCAAGAGAGTAGGAAAATTAGTAATATAAATGATTTATTTAACATGACAATTGAAATTATTTTATGGCGTCTAACGACCAAGGCTTGACGACGTTTCGCGAGTCCGTAAGGACTTGGCAAGAGACTTGCCTTGCAAGGCGAGTGACAAAGCGAAATGTGCCGAAGGCCAAGCAAGGGTTGCGAAGCAATCCCGAAGCGCCGCGTCAGAGCCGAAAGTTAGGCGAAGGCTCTGCGAGCTAATACAATAGAATTAAGCCATGGATGGCGCTTTAAATCATTTATGAGCATAATGCTCAGTATATAAATCCAGGACCTTTTTAATCATAGTCTGATAAGGAACTCCAGATCTTTTAGATTGCTCTTTAAAGAATGAAATACTCTTCTTACTTAAGACTATGGTTATTTTAGAATTATCCTCTTTTAGGACAAGCTTACTCGGAGGAGGAAGGAAATCATCGATTACAACAGAAGATTTAATTGAAGATGATATAGATGTTGGTGCATCAGTGTATTTCGTTTTCTTTTTCATAAACTTTCTTACCTTGCCTCCAATAACCTGCCCCAATGATTCGAATCTTGCCATTTCTAATAGTAAATCTTACGGTTGATACATGCGAATCAATAAGGCCAAAACAATAATATCTCTTTTCCGAATCTAAAGAATGAATGACATCTAAAGTAACGACACGGTTAGGATCTAAGAAAGCTCTTTGAGCCTCATAGAAGTCAATTCCATGTTTCCGCAAATTTTCTTCATTCTTTGCAGGATCCCATTCAAACTCCATTTATCCATAGAATAACCGAAGACAATATTTATGTCAATACAGATATTTATATGTATAATAATACATATTGACAATACTCGAAGTGCACCTAAAAGGCGGGCACGGACGCCCGCAACGGTTTACTAAAATTTTCCGCAGCGCTTTCGCCTAACGACCAAGGTGTTCCGACGTTTTGCGAGTGCGTAAGCACTTGGCGCGAGACTTGCCACGCAAGACGAGTGACAAAGCGAAATGTGGCGGAGCCCAAGCAAGGGGCGCGTAGCGATCCCGAAGCGCTGCGGAAGCACCGAAAGTTAGGCGTTGTAAACCTTGAGCTAATAGTCAAAAATTAAGCCATGGATGGCGTCTTAACTTTCTTAACCGTATATTTCTTAATTTTTAATAACTGACTATGAATCTTTCTTTCTGCATCCAAAAGATCAAAATCATTCTGTAAACCTAACCAGAATTGAGGAGGAAGGTCAAAATACTTACCTAACTTCAGTGCATAATTTGCAGAGATACTTCTTTTCCCATGCATTATTTCACTAAGACGTGATTGCGGAATACCGGTATCCTTATAGAGTTGATAGGCGCTCAAACCTAAAGGTTTAAGAAATTCCTCATTAAGAATATCTCCTGGATGCGGGTTTTTTATCCATTTCTTCATGCTATTAATTTCCTATATAAAAACAAACTAGAGAATTCAATGATAGTCGACAATCTCAACGTCATAGGCATCTTTTTCATCCCATCGGAAGCAAATTCGCCATTAATCATTTATTCTTATGCTATACTGCCCCTTCCTATTCCCAAAAAGTAATTCTAACTTATTTCCTGGTGGCGATTTCAGATTTTCAACATTTTGAGCGTTGTTTATTATCCTCAGTTTTCTAAGAGCTATTTCCGAAATCTGATTTGGGATTGATTTAACGAATAAACCCTTCCAGATCTTTTCAGTATCCTTATTCTCAAAACTTTTAATCAATTTACCTATACTTACAGAAATTGTAAGCATAGTCAATCTCAAAAAAAGATAAATTTTTCATACCCGGACATGGATGTCCGGGATACATTAAAATAGTTTGCAAGGTTTATTACGCCTAACGACCAAGGTGTTCCGACGTTTTGCGTTTGGCACGAGCTTGTCACTGCAAGCGCAGTGACAATGCAAAATGTGGCGTAGCCCGAGCGAGTGGTCGCGAAGCGATCCACGAGCGGAGCGGAAGCACCGATAGTTAGCCGACGTCGAGCGTCTTACTTACGAGGATTTGAACTATCTTTTAACCAAGTTGATAAATTAATTTCATCTATGCTTCCATCAGCGACTCGAAGCATAATTGAAACAACTTCTTCTTCCGGAACTTCTATGCTATAACCATTCAATCCAAGAAATACATACGTGGCCATGTATGCTATACGCTTATTGCCATCAATAAAGGGATGGTTCTTAGCCATACCTATGCATAATGAAGAAGCTAAATCAAAAAGATTTGCTGATGAATCATATGCATATTTGTTTTTCGGACGATCAAGAGCAGATTCGAGAAGGCCCTGGTCTCGGATCCCTTGTGATCCACCATGCTGTTTTACTTGATCTAAATGAATTGCTTCGACTATTTTCCTATTTAACCATCTTGGTTCTTTCTTCATTTAGCCAATTCTCTTAAGGCATTACGGTATTTTTTAGAACCTTCTTGATAAACATCCATTGCTTCTTCAAAGTCGGGATCATATGGAGATAGAAGAATACCTGCTTCTGTTTCTAAAAGAAAGACGGTATCCCCTTCATGGAAATTATACTTTTCTAAAAGTACTTTAGGAATAGTAGCTCCTGCAGAATTCCCTATTGCCCTAATTGTTGTCTTTTTCACTGATGAAGCATCCATGTTATAACAATAGTAATAACTGGGAAAATTGCAAGTATTTTATTGGCTAAAAGAATCGAAAACCAACTGAAATAGAGATTATTCGAAAAGAAGCAGATTATACGCTCGATGTCCGGCTAACGACCAAGGGTTGGCGACGTTCCGCGAGTGCGAAAGCACTTGGCACGAGGCTTGCCAAGCAAGACGAGTGACAAAGCGGAATGTGGCGAAGCCTGGAGCGAGGGCGCGTAGCGTCCCGAAGCGGAACGCCAAGCCGATAGTTAGCCGACGTGCTTGCCTTTACTCAAATAGATTTCTTTCTTATCTAAAACTTTGAGAATCTTTTTATCTAATGTCCAAAGTTGAAGCTTCTTACTTCTAACTTCATTAATAAGAACCGAATCAATTAGCCCGATTCCTTTATCAATATGCTTATTCTCAAAAGAAAGTTTACCCGCTAACAAGAAACTTCCATCTGAAGTTAATGTATTTAGATTTTCCCAATATTCTAGAATAAAAGATACTTCGGTCTTATTCTTACAGCCTTGAAGTAATTCTCCAAAAACAACTTCATGAACTATTACTTCAGATGATTCGATAAGATTCTTTAATTCACCAAAATAAGGCTCATTTCCTCTGAAAAATTCAATCCAAACTGATGTATCTACAAGAATCATCTGCTACGATTCAGATTACGGATATTTTCCCCAGAGAAGCCTTCCTGGAACGAAAGTGGGGATTTATGTAGCTTCGCGTTTAAATTCCTTATTTTAGCCTGTTTTAACCACTCTGAGAGGGCTTTCTGGAGTGAATCAGTTATATTTTTGCCTCCAGAATACTTTTGAACCTCGGCAATGAGATCGTCTGGTAGTATCGCAGTCACTTTCATACGATACAATATACGATGTAGATTCGTATTTTCAAGCTTTTAATAGGAAATTCTCGAAATAATGGACTCATACTTCCCTATTACTAAATTCCCATATGCATTAATTCTCGGGCAAGCATGTTCGGCTAACGACGTTGGCTTGCCGACGTTGGCGACTCTGAGCCTCGAAGAGGCGTTAGAGCCAGGCGCGACCTTTTGCCAAGCAAAAGTCGTGACGGGAGCCAATGTGCCGAAGGCCAAGCAAGGGTTGCAAAGCAAGCCCGAAGCGATGCGGCAAGTTGGCAGTTAAGCGAAGTTACGCCTCAAACACACTGCAATTTAATTCAATTTCACTACTTGGACGAAAGTCCAATAGTATTAAATTCCCTTATTCCAAAGTATCGCGCTCCCCTTTCGGGATTGGATAAAATGGAACCATATACTTCCGCAGGACGCTTAAATACCAAGATGCACAGCCTGGCGACGGCACCAGCTCGCATTGGGGAGCGCTTAAACTCTGAATAATTACCTATGTTTTAGAACCAAATCTACACGCTTCCGAGCTTCAAAAAATGAAAAAACAAAATCCGGCGGAATTTCGCTTAACGACGTTGGCTTGCCGACGTTGGCGACTCTGAGCCTCGAAGAGGCGTTAGAGCCAGGCGCGACCTTTTGCCAAGCAAAAGTCGTGACGGGAGCCAATGTGCCGAAGGCCAAGCAAGGGTTGCGAAGCAAGCCCGAAGCGATGCGGCAAGTTGGCAGTTAAGCGAAGTTACGCCTCAAACACACTGCAATTTAATTCAATTTCACTACTTGGACGAAAGTCCAATAGTATTAAATTCCCTTATTCCAAAGTATCGCGCTCCCCTTTCGGGATTGGATAAAATGGAACCATAAGCTTCCGCAGGACGCTTAAATATCAAGATGCAATCCCTGGCGACGGCACCAGCTCGCATTGGGGAGCGCTTACACTCTGAATAATTATCTATGTTTTAGAACCAAATCCGCACGCCTCCGAGCTTACAAAAATAAAAAAACAAAATCCGGCGGAATTTCGCTTAACGACCAAGGCTTGACGACGTTTTGCGAGTCCGCAGGACTTGGCGCGAGGCTTGCGTATGCAAGACGAGTGACAAAGCGAAATGTGCCGCAGGCCAAGCGAGAGTTGCGAAGCAATCTCGAAGCGCCGCGTCAGAGCCGATAGTTATGCGCCGTTTTCTTTCCGTAATAAAACAATTTAACTTAATTATATCTTTATAACGACTCAATATCCTCAATCAACATTACAACCGTCGATTTCTTTGAAGGATCCCTTGGTCGTGAAATTATGCCGAATTTAGCTGATATTAAAACCTTTTTTCCAATTTCTATTCTTCGAAATTTAGTAGCTATTTCCTTTTTAAAGAAGAGAAAACTATATTTTAAACATGAATCTTCGTCATACAGCTGACCTGTATCCTCAAGAGAAAAATCGTCACTTATTCCAAATATCTCCGTTAAAACTGCAGAATCAATAATCCCTGAATGCGAAAGAGTTTCAGGATATTTGCGAACCTGAAACCTAAAGGTGATTAATTTTTTGTAAACCTCTTCATTTTCAGATTTAGCAAGTCTACAAATGTCTTCCAATCCGAATTTTGAATATTCGGATCGTTTCGTATTAGTTGATGTGCAAGTAATTATGAAAGCGATACTCAAAAGATAGGCTAATTTCATTTTATCTTTGGGTCAGAGAAAAATTAAATTTCAACTTTTAATAAGCATTCTCTATTTGAGAATTATTTCAAAGAAAATGGCGCATAACGACGTTGGCTTGCCGACGTTTTGCAATGGCACGAGACTTGCCGTGCAAGGCGAGTGACAGAAGCAAAATGTGCCGAAGGCCAAGCAAGGGTTGCGAAGCAAGCCCGAAGCGATGCGGCAAGTTGGCAGTTAAGCGAAGTTACGCCTCAAACACATTGCAATTTAATTCAATTTCACTACTTGGACGAAAGTCCAATAGTATTAAATTCCCTTATTCCAAAGTATCGCGCTCCCCTTTCGGGATTGGATAAAATGGAACCATATACTACCGCAGGACGCTCAAATACCAAGATGCACATCATGTCGACGGCACCAGCTCGCATTGGGGAGCGCTTAAACTCTGAATAATTACCTATGTTTTAGAAGCAAATCTACACGCTTCCGAGCTTCGAAAAATAAAAAACAAAATCCGGCGGAATTTCGCTTAACGACCAGTAATTGTCGAAGTTCCGCGAGTCCGCAGGACTTGGCACGAGACTTGCTATGCAAGACGAGTGACAAAGCGGAATTTGGCGAAGCCCAAGCAAGGGTTGCGAAGCAATCCCGCAGCGCAGCGACAATTTTTAGTTATCTGCTGTGCCGCGCCCCGAATTTCTAA is a window from the Leptospira wolffii serovar Khorat str. Khorat-H2 genome containing:
- a CDS encoding AbrB/MazE/SpoVT family DNA-binding domain-containing protein — translated: MRVSVVKIGNSKGIRIPKAVLEECHIEEKVDLLIDKNKIIIVPLKTKPREGWEKQFKTMSERKEDKLLISDSIDLSIKDWEW
- a CDS encoding CopG family transcriptional regulator, whose protein sequence is MARFESLGQVIGGKVRKFMKKKTKYTDAPTSISSSIKSSVVIDDFLPPPSKLVLKEDNSKITIVLSKKSISFFKEQSKRSGVPYQTMIKKVLDLYTEHYAHK
- a CDS encoding BrnT family toxin — translated: MEFEWDPAKNEENLRKHGIDFYEAQRAFLDPNRVVTLDVIHSLDSEKRYYCFGLIDSHVSTVRFTIRNGKIRIIGAGYWRQGKKVYEKENEIH
- a CDS encoding HigA family addiction module antitoxin, translated to MKKWIKNPHPGDILNEEFLKPLGLSAYQLYKDTGIPQSRLSEIMHGKRSISANYALKLGKYFDLPPQFWLGLQNDFDLLDAERKIHSQLLKIKKYTVKKVKTPSMA
- a CDS encoding type II toxin-antitoxin system RelE/ParE family toxin, translated to MLTISVSIGKLIKSFENKDTEKIWKGLFVKSIPNQISEIALRKLRIINNAQNVENLKSPPGNKLELLFGNRKGQYSIRIND
- a CDS encoding type II toxin-antitoxin system death-on-curing family toxin, with the protein product MKKEPRWLNRKIVEAIHLDQVKQHGGSQGIRDQGLLESALDRPKNKYAYDSSANLFDLASSLCIGMAKNHPFIDGNKRIAYMATYVFLGLNGYSIEVPEEEVVSIMLRVADGSIDEINLSTWLKDSSNPRK
- a CDS encoding AbrB/MazE/SpoVT family DNA-binding domain-containing protein, yielding MDASSVKKTTIRAIGNSAGATIPKVLLEKYNFHEGDTVFLLETEAGILLSPYDPDFEEAMDVYQEGSKKYRNALRELAK
- a CDS encoding PIN domain-containing protein, encoding MILVDTSVWIEFFRGNEPYFGELKNLIESSEVIVHEVVFGELLQGCKNKTEVSFILEYWENLNTLTSDGSFLLAGKLSFENKHIDKGIGLIDSVLINEVRSKKLQLWTLDKKILKVLDKKEIYLSKGKHVG
- a CDS encoding DUF2191 domain-containing protein, whose product is MKVTAILPDDLIAEVQKYSGGKNITDSLQKALSEWLKQAKIRNLNAKLHKSPLSFQEGFSGENIRNLNRSR